One Acidobacteriota bacterium DNA window includes the following coding sequences:
- a CDS encoding M28 family peptidase, which produces MTNALRLVLIPCLLVVTTCSLMAVQPPGTPAFDGGKAYEHVRAMVALGPRPAGSPALEETRKYIRAQMTALGFKTEDQAFDADTPIGRIHMVNLRTTIPGTRPERLIIGGHYDTKFYRQFRFVGANDAGSSAAFLIELARVLKARKNPLTVELVFFDGEEATLPDWTGNDHTYGSRHYVETAKRTNDLARIKAMILVDMIGDRNLNIRRESYSTPWMTDIIWSEARANGYGDSFPNDTMAVEDDHMAFLQAGLPAVDIIDLDYSTYWHTPEDTLDKVSARSIEAVGRTLVAALPKIEARLLAPAR; this is translated from the coding sequence ATGACCAACGCGCTTCGGCTCGTTCTGATCCCCTGCCTGCTCGTCGTGACCACCTGCTCGTTGATGGCCGTCCAGCCACCCGGCACACCAGCGTTCGACGGCGGAAAAGCCTACGAGCACGTGCGGGCGATGGTGGCCCTCGGCCCGCGGCCGGCGGGCTCGCCCGCGCTCGAAGAAACGCGCAAGTACATTCGGGCCCAGATGACGGCACTTGGGTTCAAGACCGAGGATCAGGCCTTCGACGCCGACACGCCGATCGGCCGGATTCACATGGTGAATCTCCGGACGACGATCCCGGGGACGCGGCCCGAACGTCTGATCATCGGCGGCCACTACGACACGAAGTTCTACCGCCAGTTCCGGTTCGTGGGCGCCAACGATGCCGGCTCGAGCGCGGCGTTCCTGATCGAACTCGCGCGTGTGCTGAAGGCGCGCAAGAACCCGCTGACCGTTGAGCTGGTGTTCTTCGACGGTGAGGAAGCCACCCTGCCTGACTGGACCGGCAACGACCACACCTACGGAAGCCGCCACTACGTCGAGACCGCCAAGCGGACCAACGACCTCGCACGCATCAAGGCGATGATTCTGGTGGATATGATCGGGGATCGCAATCTGAACATCCGCCGCGAGTCGTATTCGACCCCGTGGATGACCGACATCATCTGGTCCGAGGCGCGCGCCAACGGATATGGCGACAGCTTCCCCAACGACACCATGGCCGTCGAAGACGACCACATGGCGTTTCTGCAGGCCGGGTTGCCTGCCGTCGACATCATCGACCTGGACTACTCGACCTACTGGCACACGCCCGAAGACACGCTGGACAAAGTGAGTGCCCGCAGCATCGAAGCCGTGGGACGGACGCTGGTGGCGGCGCTGCCGAAGATCGAAGCGAGGCTACTCGCTCCCGCGCGCTAG
- a CDS encoding Ppx/GppA phosphatase family protein produces the protein MEARVITGIEEARLIHRAAVHGVDVGAGTAVVIDIGGGSTEITYGTAAGAQQARSFRLGVIRLTERFGISDPLSRSDERRMVRHIRGELGGYLKSLAKAGFARVIGTSGTVLSLGALALGTPRAAAEHPIHHRRVPARAIRRVRDQLTVLSLEERLALPGLDPKRADLAVAGAVLLDIILRQLGVTQLTLCGLSLREGAVLDYVRRNRVAIERIERYPDIRRRSVMELAQRGTPSAEHAQQVSRMALSIFDQTRRQHRLDQRAREWLELASAVHDVGEHISYEDHHRHSYYMVKNGNLRGFEPDEVEVIALLTRYHRRGTPKKSHPTFARLPRTMRRAVRWLSAMLRIAESLDRSRAQLVERITLTEHDDGWRMRVAGRADLELEVWAAQRNSGPLAEELGAPVRVEGARGRRRGIRRPSTLLGAS, from the coding sequence ATCGAAGCCCGCGTCATCACGGGCATCGAGGAGGCGCGCCTGATTCACCGGGCGGCCGTTCACGGTGTCGACGTCGGCGCCGGCACGGCCGTCGTCATCGATATCGGGGGCGGGAGTACCGAGATCACGTACGGCACGGCCGCCGGCGCCCAGCAGGCGCGCAGCTTCAGGCTTGGCGTCATCCGCCTGACCGAGCGATTCGGGATCAGCGACCCGCTCAGTCGGTCCGACGAGCGGCGGATGGTGAGGCACATTCGCGGCGAGCTCGGTGGCTACCTCAAGTCACTGGCCAAGGCGGGTTTCGCCCGCGTGATTGGCACGTCGGGCACGGTGCTGAGCCTCGGGGCGCTGGCGCTCGGCACCCCGCGCGCGGCGGCGGAACACCCAATTCACCATAGGCGAGTGCCGGCACGCGCCATCCGGCGCGTGAGGGACCAGTTGACGGTCCTGTCGCTCGAGGAACGACTGGCGCTGCCTGGGCTCGATCCGAAGCGCGCGGATCTCGCGGTCGCGGGCGCCGTGCTGCTCGACATCATCCTGCGCCAGCTGGGCGTGACGCAGCTGACGCTCTGCGGGCTCTCGTTGCGGGAAGGCGCGGTGCTCGATTACGTGCGTCGGAATCGGGTCGCGATCGAGCGGATCGAGCGGTATCCGGACATCCGCCGGCGCAGCGTGATGGAACTGGCGCAGCGCGGCACGCCCTCCGCGGAACACGCCCAGCAGGTTTCGCGCATGGCGCTGTCAATCTTCGATCAGACACGGCGCCAACATCGCCTGGACCAGCGCGCGCGGGAGTGGCTGGAACTCGCCTCGGCGGTCCACGACGTCGGCGAGCACATCAGTTACGAAGACCACCACCGCCACTCGTATTACATGGTGAAGAACGGCAATCTGCGCGGGTTCGAGCCGGACGAGGTCGAAGTGATCGCGCTGCTCACGCGCTACCATCGGCGCGGGACGCCGAAGAAGAGCCACCCGACCTTCGCGCGCCTGCCGCGAACGATGCGCCGGGCGGTCCGCTGGCTCTCGGCGATGCTGCGGATCGCCGAAAGCCTCGACCGAAGCCGGGCGCAACTGGTCGAACGGATCACGCTCACGGAACACGACGACGGCTGGCGGATGCGCGTCGCCGGGCGCGCGGACCTCGAGCTTGAGGTGTGGGCCGCCCAGCGCAACAGCGGGCCCCTGGCCGAGGAACTGGGTGCGCCCGTGCGTGTCGAGGGCGCGCGAGGCCGCCGCCGCGGGATTCGCCGCCCCTCGACCTTGCTCGGGGCGTCCTGA